A portion of the Paenibacillus hamazuiensis genome contains these proteins:
- the rpoN gene encoding RNA polymerase factor sigma-54, with translation MISQQHFAQTQYMKQTAAPRLIQAMSILQMSSMELAHFVREQSLENPFLEVEFDGGTTYWYPGARSADRSAGATDTDGFIEWTAVQDETLESVLLSQLRINGITGVRFRLAAYLAGNLNESGLLDISLDEVCAHFHVPASEVEAALKDLQALEPAGVGARSLKECLEIQIIRDSAADEWAHPIVSRFLEELAGGKIQKIADRLGITGERVRRSIEYIRSLNPRPGYAYSRHTPRYIEPDAVVEKVNGRYVVKMSVSSMPKISVASYHSGLTSKSDLKAYQPYARQNLQTAQWLVRCVEQRKATLAKVIEAVVKEQSLFLERGASFLKPMNLRKIGDELRLDESTISRTVHHKYVQTSHGIFELKYFFDNGLATRSGTEASSESIKAKIRQVIDGENRLSPYSDRQITEMLVQDGIHISRRTVMKYREELRILSSKFRCRGS, from the coding sequence ATGATTTCACAGCAGCACTTCGCTCAAACGCAATATATGAAGCAAACTGCAGCGCCCCGGCTGATTCAGGCGATGAGCATTTTGCAGATGTCCTCCATGGAGCTGGCCCATTTCGTTAGGGAGCAGTCGCTCGAGAACCCTTTTCTGGAGGTCGAATTTGACGGCGGAACAACTTATTGGTATCCGGGTGCGAGGTCCGCGGACCGAAGTGCCGGGGCAACCGATACGGACGGGTTCATCGAATGGACCGCCGTTCAGGATGAAACGTTGGAATCCGTGCTGCTAAGCCAGCTTCGCATTAACGGAATAACGGGCGTGCGCTTCAGATTAGCAGCTTATTTGGCGGGAAACTTGAACGAGTCCGGTTTATTGGACATTAGCCTGGATGAGGTTTGCGCTCATTTTCACGTCCCGGCTTCGGAAGTCGAGGCGGCGCTTAAGGACCTGCAAGCTTTGGAGCCCGCCGGCGTAGGGGCCAGGTCCTTAAAGGAATGCCTGGAAATTCAAATAATCCGCGATTCCGCTGCCGATGAATGGGCGCATCCGATCGTATCCCGTTTTCTTGAGGAGCTCGCCGGCGGCAAAATTCAGAAAATCGCCGATCGCCTCGGCATCACCGGGGAAAGGGTGAGACGGTCCATCGAATACATTCGCTCGTTAAATCCGAGACCCGGCTATGCATACAGCAGACATACCCCCAGGTATATCGAACCGGATGCGGTTGTTGAAAAAGTGAACGGCCGCTATGTCGTGAAAATGTCCGTGAGCAGCATGCCGAAAATTTCCGTGGCAAGTTATCATAGCGGGCTTACATCCAAATCAGACCTCAAGGCATACCAACCTTATGCAAGGCAAAACCTTCAGACAGCTCAGTGGCTGGTTCGCTGCGTGGAGCAAAGAAAAGCGACATTGGCGAAAGTGATTGAAGCTGTCGTGAAAGAACAAAGCTTATTTCTGGAGCGGGGGGCTTCGTTTCTGAAGCCGATGAACCTGCGAAAGATCGGAGACGAGCTGAGGCTTGACGAGTCGACGATAAGCCGAACCGTTCATCATAAATACGTGCAAACCTCCCACGGTATTTTCGAGCTGAAGTATTTTTTTGACAACGGGCTGGCGACGCGGTCGGGGACCGAGGCATCATCGGAAAGCATTAAAGCCAAAATACGCCAGGTAATTGACGGAGAGAATCGTTTAAGTCCCTATTCGGACCGGCAGATCACCGAGATGCTTGTTCAGGACGGCATTCATATTTCGCGCAGAACCGTCATGAAGTACAGGGAGGAATTGCGCATTTTATCGTCCAAGTTTCGTTGTCGCGGAAGTTGA
- a CDS encoding ABC transporter permease → MIRELQKNGYLYLLALPGMIFLLIFAYVPMFGHLIAFKKFNIAKGIWGSPWVGFDNFKFFFGGDWLHITINTLYLNAMFIVCGLGTSLLLAIFLNEIRLAFLKRICQSFVFMPYFISWLVVSFMTYAMFNTTGGLINKMLVRAGFEKVSWFSLAEAWPFILTILFVWKTAGYFSIIFLAAITSISSEYYESAKIDGATRIQQIIHITLPLLRPTFIVLLLLQIGRIFYGDFGMIYGIIGDNPILIPTTDVIDTYAYRALRQIGNFSLSGAVVLYQAVMGLVTILIFNWIIRRIDKDSSLF, encoded by the coding sequence ATGATAAGAGAGCTTCAAAAAAACGGTTATTTATACTTGCTTGCTCTGCCGGGAATGATCTTTTTGCTGATCTTTGCTTATGTGCCGATGTTCGGCCACCTCATCGCATTTAAAAAATTCAATATCGCCAAAGGGATTTGGGGGAGCCCGTGGGTCGGCTTCGATAACTTCAAATTTTTCTTCGGCGGCGATTGGCTTCATATCACGATCAACACGCTGTATTTGAACGCGATGTTTATCGTTTGCGGGCTCGGCACCTCGCTGCTGCTGGCGATATTTCTCAACGAAATCCGACTTGCGTTTTTAAAGCGGATCTGCCAATCGTTTGTATTTATGCCTTATTTCATTTCATGGCTTGTCGTCAGCTTTATGACTTACGCGATGTTTAACACGACCGGAGGACTGATCAACAAAATGCTCGTCCGCGCCGGCTTCGAAAAGGTTTCGTGGTTCAGCCTGGCGGAGGCGTGGCCGTTCATATTGACGATTTTATTCGTCTGGAAAACGGCGGGGTATTTTTCCATCATCTTTTTGGCGGCGATCACTTCGATCTCGTCGGAATATTATGAAAGCGCTAAAATCGACGGGGCCACGAGGATTCAGCAAATCATTCACATCACGCTTCCGCTGCTGCGTCCGACGTTTATCGTACTGCTGCTTCTGCAAATCGGCCGCATTTTTTACGGGGATTTCGGCATGATTTACGGCATTATCGGTGACAACCCGATCCTGATCCCGACCACCGACGTCATCGATACATACGCCTACCGGGCGCTTCGGCAAATCGGCAATTTCAGCTTGTCGGGGGCGGTCGTTTTATATCAGGCCGTGATGGGGCTGGTTACGATCCTGATTTTCAACTGGATAATTCGACGGATAGACAAAGACTCCTCATTATTTTGA
- a CDS encoding carbohydrate ABC transporter permease gives MKALETLTGWIIYGFVILFTLACFIPFWMILIDSFATEHSLSTQGYQLFPTEFSLDAYKYLFSGKQVFRSYGVTVTVTVIGTALAVLISSAYAYALAHPRVKYRSIMSFLTYFTMIFGTGLVGFYLLIANWLGLKDSIWALILPYLLNPFYTFILVSFYRTIPYELNEAATVEGANDIFIFFKIAWPLAIPAIACNSLFNALHYWNDWWLALLFIDDTKLHPLQIMIRQMISNINAQAYIAGDTSYTAVIPAYGVQLATVCVTIGPILLFYPFIQKYFVKGLTIGAVKG, from the coding sequence TTGAAGGCACTTGAGACATTAACCGGATGGATCATTTACGGATTTGTCATTTTGTTTACGCTGGCGTGCTTTATTCCGTTCTGGATGATCCTGATCGATTCGTTTGCGACGGAGCACAGCCTTTCCACGCAGGGATACCAGCTGTTCCCGACCGAGTTCAGCCTGGATGCCTATAAATATTTGTTCAGCGGGAAGCAGGTGTTCCGCAGTTACGGCGTGACGGTTACCGTCACCGTAATCGGCACGGCGCTGGCCGTGCTGATTTCGTCCGCGTATGCATACGCCTTGGCCCACCCCAGGGTGAAATACCGCAGCATCATGTCATTTCTGACTTATTTTACGATGATATTCGGCACGGGGCTGGTCGGATTTTATCTCCTGATCGCCAATTGGCTGGGGCTTAAGGATTCGATCTGGGCGCTCATCCTGCCGTACTTGTTAAACCCGTTCTACACCTTCATTCTCGTATCGTTCTACCGGACGATCCCTTATGAATTAAACGAAGCGGCCACGGTGGAAGGGGCGAACGATATTTTTATCTTTTTCAAAATCGCTTGGCCCTTGGCTATACCGGCGATTGCCTGCAACAGTTTATTCAATGCGCTTCATTATTGGAACGATTGGTGGCTTGCCCTGCTGTTCATCGACGACACGAAGCTGCATCCGCTGCAGATCATGATCCGCCAAATGATTTCCAACATCAACGCGCAGGCTTATATTGCCGGAGATACGTCCTACACCGCGGTGATCCCGGCTTACGGCGTGCAACTGGCCACGGTATGCGTAACGATCGGGCCGATCCTTTTGTTTTACCCGTTCATTCAAAAGTATTTCGTCAAAGGTTTGACGATCGGCGCCGTCAAGGGATAA